A DNA window from Lachancea thermotolerans CBS 6340 chromosome G complete sequence contains the following coding sequences:
- the GAA1 gene encoding GPI-anchor transamidase subunit GAA1 (similar to uniprot|P39012 Saccharomyces cerevisiae YLR088W GAA1 Subunit of the GPI:protein transamidase complex removes the GPI-anchoring signal and attaches GPI (glycosylphosphatidylinositol) to proteins in the ER), with amino-acid sequence MALIEKLQRRIIDLGLLPRIVRFLPKLSILCGILGICWLTLLLPLEGQYRHTYISENALMPSQAYSYFRETEWNILRGYRTQIQVLEEKSSKERNEVVASWFQEFGAKTAFYEDDLHGNTMYGVLHAPRGDGTEAMVLAAPWYNGDGEYNIGGAALATALSRFFSRWPVWSKNIIIVFSDDPEASLRSWVHAYHTSLDLTGGSIESAVVLDYPGSNDFFKYVEIYYAGLNGELPNLDLVNVAVHITEHEGMKVSLNGVSEEEMEKRNYFSKMKTMMVGVKKMALSGVQSCYGNEAFSGWRIQAIVLRARGTDGPFDITTFGRIPEATFRSVNNLLEKFHQSFFFYLLLAPRYFVSIASYLPAAVAFSVSFIVATLDCVLKSGASNTPAFSVHNLSAVIGFTVALLLSFALSILFSHWQYSSLLISCNAVIAVLPAIFGRQGIEASHSYQFKSVAFLYLSVVLTSLLVINFALAFGIGLLAFPLILVKAPMTSRQRVKNTILLILSNPFISTLLFVNTFEPQLSGLQLFHRLVQAWQKLGCWTWSVVCIGWLPSWLLVACSGIPMPYQPVGGPSQRLGSSTKKTQ; translated from the coding sequence ATGGCTCTGATCGAAAAGTTGCAGAGGCGGATCATCGATCTGGGATTGCTGCCACGGATTGTTCGATTTCTGCCGAAATTATCGATTCTTTGTGGGATTTTGGGTATATGCTGGCTTACTCTACTGCTACCGCTTGAAGGGCAATACCGCCACACGTATATCTCTGAAAATGCCTTGATGCCCTCTCAGGCGTATAGTTACTTTCGAGAGACGGAGTGGAACATTCTAAGAGGTTATAGAACTCAAATCCAAGTACTTGAGGAGAAATCATCTAAAGAGCGAAACGAGGTCGTTGCGTCCTGGTTTCAAGAATTCGGGGCCAAGACCGCTTTTTATGAAGATGACCTGCATGGAAACACAATGTACGGAGTTTTACATGCCCCCAGGGGAGATGGTACCGAGGCAATGGTTTTAGCGGCACCTTGGTACAACGGCGATGGAGAATATAACATTGGAGGGGCTGCGCTCGCGACTGCTCTCTCTAGATTTTTCTCCAGGTGGCCTGTCTGGTCTAAAAACATAATCATTGTATTCAGTGATGACCCGGAAGCGAGTCTGAGATCTTGGGTTCACGCCTATCATACGTCACTAGATTTGACAGGTGGGTCAATCGAGTCTGCCGTAGTGCTTGATTATCCCGGATCTAATGACTTTTTTAAGTACGTGGAGATCTACTACGCAGGTCTAAATGGTGAGCTGCCAAACTTGGACCTCGTTAACGTTGCTGTCCACATTACTGAGCATGAAGGTATGAAGGTGTCCCTCAATGGGGTGTCGGAAGAGGAAATGGAAAAGCGCAACTATTTTTCTAAGATGAAAACAATGATGGTAGgcgtcaaaaaaatggcATTATCAGGAGTACAGAGCTGTTACGGAAATGAGGCGTTCAGTGGCTGGAGAATCCAAGCCATTGTACTGAGAGCACGTGGCACGGACGGACCTTTTGACATAACTACATTCGGTAGAATTCCAGAGGCTACTTTCCGTTCAGTCAATAACTTATTGGAAAAGTTCCATCAatcttttttcttttaCTTGTTGCTCGCCCCACGGTATTTTGTATCTATCGCCAGCTATTTGCCAGCGGCAGTTGCGTTCTCTGTCTCATTCATTGTTGCTACACTTGACTGTGTTCTAAAGAGTGGCGCTTCAAACACACCTGCCTTTTCTGTTCATAATTTGTCAGCTGTGATAGGTTTTACCGTAGCGCTCCTGCTTTCGTTTGCCTTGTCAATATTATTTTCCCATTGGCAGTACTCGTCGCTATTGATCTCCTGCAACGCCGTCATCGCAGTTTTGCCAGCGATCTTCGGTAGGCAAGGAATAGAAGCATCGCATTCATATCAATTCAAATCTGTTGCTTTCTTGTATCTCAGCGTGGTCCTCACCTCACTTTTAGTGATAAATTTTGCTCTGGCCTTTGGAATCGGACTATTAGCCTTCCCCTTGATTTTGGTCAAAGCCCCCATGACTTCCAGGCAACGTGTGAAAAACACCATCCTACTGATTTTGTCAAACCCATTTATCTCGACTTTGTTGTTCGTAAACACCTTCGAACCCCAACTATCGGGACTTCAGCTCTTCCACCGGCTAGTTCAGGCTTGGCAAAAACTTGGTTGCTGGACTTGGAGCGTTGTCTGCATTGGGTGGCTTCCTAGTTGGTTGTTGGTCGCGTGCTCCGGCATTCCCATGCCTTATCAGCCTGTTGGTGGCCCTAGCCAGCGGCTAGGGTCTTCGACCAAGAAGACACAATAG